A window of the Paenibacillus woosongensis genome harbors these coding sequences:
- a CDS encoding ABC transporter ATP-binding protein: MITANAKKVVIIEAVNLCKSYSMGTEQFHAAKGVNLQLYEGDFTVIMGSSGSGKSTLLYMLSGLDTITSGEVYFKGQRIDQYSEKEITDFRSNKIGYVYQSINLIPDFTLLENVAFPGYVAGRSKNAINIQAMTLLQMMGIAEQADRLPSQVSGGQQQRAAIARAMINSPEVIFADEPTGALSQEQGTIILDILTEMNQKSQSIVMVTHDIKAACRADRLILVKDGNIDGILELGKYSPDQLKDRENQIFMFMSGKGR, from the coding sequence ATGATTACGGCCAATGCCAAGAAGGTTGTTATCATCGAGGCGGTTAATTTGTGCAAATCTTATTCTATGGGAACTGAACAGTTCCATGCGGCCAAAGGTGTAAATCTTCAGTTGTATGAGGGGGATTTCACGGTCATTATGGGCAGCTCGGGCTCGGGCAAATCCACACTGCTGTATATGCTGAGCGGTCTGGATACGATAACTTCCGGAGAGGTATATTTTAAGGGTCAGCGAATCGACCAATATTCGGAGAAGGAGATCACAGATTTTCGATCCAATAAAATCGGTTACGTTTATCAATCGATCAACTTAATCCCGGATTTCACCTTATTGGAAAATGTCGCTTTTCCCGGATATGTGGCTGGTCGCAGTAAGAATGCAATTAATATACAGGCCATGACCCTGCTGCAAATGATGGGCATTGCTGAGCAGGCAGACCGTCTGCCGTCCCAGGTATCCGGCGGACAGCAGCAGCGGGCAGCCATTGCCCGGGCGATGATCAACTCTCCTGAGGTTATTTTTGCCGATGAGCCGACGGGGGCGCTTAGTCAGGAGCAAGGCACAATCATTTTGGATATTTTGACGGAAATGAACCAAAAGTCTCAATCCATAGTTATGGTTACACATGATATTAAGGCAGCCTGCAGAGCGGATCGCCTGATTCTAGTGAAGGATGGAAACATAGACGGGATATTGGAACTCGGCAAGTATTCCCCGGATCAATTAAAGGACAGAGAAAACCAAATCTTTATGTTTATGTCGGGAAAGGGGCGGTAA
- a CDS encoding HAAS signaling domain-containing protein, whose translation MNKEAYLNELLQYLKQLSPAERKDILADYMEHFEQAELSGRTEEEVILKLGEPKLVAREVLAQSQIQKAGQSPSLPNVTKAVMAMVSLGLFNLIIVFLPFVASLLVLAGLYGFSLFLVISPILLIIQHQSVSILIHDFFLMLGLVGAGLLLMVGALKVTGLYYKLVIRYLLYNLKAIGRI comes from the coding sequence GTGAATAAAGAGGCGTATCTAAACGAACTGCTTCAATATTTAAAGCAGCTTTCTCCTGCCGAAAGAAAGGATATCCTGGCCGACTACATGGAGCACTTTGAGCAAGCTGAGCTCAGCGGACGAACCGAAGAAGAAGTGATCCTTAAGCTAGGGGAGCCGAAACTGGTCGCCCGCGAGGTGCTTGCCCAGTCCCAAATCCAGAAGGCGGGACAATCTCCTTCGCTCCCCAACGTGACTAAAGCCGTCATGGCAATGGTAAGTCTAGGTTTGTTCAATCTAATCATTGTATTTCTGCCGTTCGTTGCTTCGTTACTCGTGCTTGCCGGATTGTATGGATTTTCCCTCTTCTTAGTCATATCTCCCATCCTGCTCATTATTCAGCATCAATCGGTCTCCATCCTCATCCATGATTTCTTCCTTATGCTTGGCCTAGTCGGTGCAGGGTTATTACTTATGGTTGGAGCGTTAAAGGTGACCGGTCTTTATTACAAGCTGGTAATCCGGTATTTACTGTATAATTTGAAAGCTATAGGGAGGATATGA
- a CDS encoding DUF4097 family beta strand repeat-containing protein has product MTKNMRNILRLAIVLIAVAVIGNVVMYVMGNSPFNVENFDIQRSASTEQVKELYIRAETGTVKIIPIEGNEIEAILEGRTTKKWLKDYHLVMDKERGRVQIEIVQDSRMRFFDLYTKLQLTVGIPAAELDQLQVVTDTASIYIESVHANEYELASDTGNIEVNAAEGLLNVKSDTGAIEIALERINYDIKAVTDTGDITIQTAKAPEALRTKLETDSGQIHVTLPHYEDDHIGDGGPLLHLVSDTGNLIIEHK; this is encoded by the coding sequence TTGACAAAAAACATGCGAAATATATTAAGACTGGCGATTGTTCTGATTGCTGTTGCGGTAATAGGTAATGTAGTGATGTATGTAATGGGGAATTCCCCATTCAACGTAGAGAATTTTGATATTCAAAGATCCGCTAGTACAGAGCAAGTTAAAGAACTGTATATTCGAGCCGAGACTGGGACCGTGAAGATCATTCCGATTGAAGGAAATGAGATCGAAGCGATATTGGAGGGAAGGACGACCAAGAAATGGCTGAAGGACTACCATTTAGTCATGGATAAGGAAAGGGGACGAGTCCAGATTGAAATCGTACAGGACAGCAGGATGCGCTTTTTTGACCTCTATACCAAGCTTCAGTTAACGGTAGGCATACCTGCGGCTGAGCTGGATCAACTGCAGGTCGTCACGGATACGGCAAGTATTTATATAGAATCGGTCCACGCGAATGAATATGAGCTGGCTAGCGATACAGGAAATATAGAAGTGAACGCAGCCGAGGGTCTCCTGAACGTAAAGTCGGACACTGGAGCAATCGAGATAGCCCTTGAACGAATTAACTACGACATCAAGGCTGTGACAGATACGGGCGACATTACGATACAGACCGCCAAGGCGCCTGAAGCGCTTCGCACCAAACTTGAAACAGATTCTGGACAAATCCATGTCACATTACCCCACTACGAAGATGATCATATCGGCGATGGAGGACCGCTATTGCATCTTGTCTCCGACACTGGCAACCTCATTATTGAACATAAATAA